A region from the Microcoleus sp. FACHB-68 genome encodes:
- a CDS encoding P-loop NTPase fold protein translates to MKFGDGPNPTPGAEFETYATHLCGIAREAIDKAEGAFTIGIFGSWGSGKTTLMRCIEKKFAELSEHNKYKTIWFNPWKYEGKEAVWNALIKTILIEIEEELRLKHGCIELREKLNLYGNAAFTQLPSALLNVLLEKNLGIKLGELKTEELEALYLIDKQHYNLVNRFEIDFKKLVDKYVDLDGKLIIFIDDLDRCLPENALNVLEAIKLYLDYEKCVFFIGVDKKIIEQGVRKRYLASLKITGKEYIEKMIQLDFYLPDKSPEELKNLLKARISNKWRDDQEMWDMVLEGTSYNIRKAKRFLHSFNLIERIAKPIGVREELYPRLARVLLIQMNYPDFFVEFKREFNRKDSRIIDNNEDFFTKFINFPENSKFQNDSELMKFIEVTSENSTKISQQNQLEIILKLVRVQ, encoded by the coding sequence ATGAAGTTTGGTGATGGACCTAACCCAACCCCGGGGGCAGAATTTGAGACATATGCTACTCATCTATGCGGCATAGCTAGAGAAGCAATTGATAAAGCTGAAGGAGCATTTACCATAGGGATTTTTGGTTCTTGGGGGAGTGGAAAAACTACATTGATGCGTTGTATAGAGAAAAAATTTGCTGAATTATCTGAACATAATAAGTATAAAACTATCTGGTTCAACCCCTGGAAGTATGAAGGTAAAGAGGCAGTATGGAATGCTTTAATTAAGACAATTCTTATTGAAATAGAAGAAGAATTAAGACTTAAACATGGTTGCATTGAGCTACGAGAAAAACTTAATTTGTATGGAAATGCTGCTTTTACGCAACTTCCTAGTGCTTTATTGAATGTTTTGCTTGAGAAGAATTTAGGTATTAAGTTAGGTGAATTAAAGACTGAAGAACTTGAAGCTTTATACCTTATCGATAAACAACACTATAATTTAGTTAATCGATTTGAAATTGATTTCAAGAAGTTGGTAGATAAGTATGTTGATTTAGATGGTAAGTTAATAATATTTATAGATGATTTAGATCGATGTCTTCCAGAAAATGCTTTAAATGTACTTGAGGCTATAAAGCTTTATTTGGATTATGAAAAATGTGTCTTTTTTATAGGAGTTGATAAAAAAATTATTGAACAAGGAGTGAGAAAAAGATATTTAGCAAGTTTAAAAATAACTGGTAAAGAATACATAGAAAAAATGATACAACTAGATTTTTATCTCCCGGACAAGTCTCCAGAAGAACTTAAGAATTTGTTAAAAGCTAGGATAAGCAATAAGTGGAGAGACGATCAAGAAATGTGGGATATGGTCTTAGAAGGTACTAGCTACAATATTCGTAAAGCAAAGAGATTTTTACATTCTTTTAATTTAATTGAAAGAATAGCAAAACCTATTGGCGTCAGAGAAGAATTGTATCCGAGGCTAGCCAGGGTCTTATTAATTCAAATGAATTACCCTGATTTCTTTGTAGAATTCAAAAGGGAATTTAACCGTAAAGATAGTCGTATTATTGATAATAATGAGGATTTTTTTACAAAATTTATTAATTTTCCTGAAAATAGTAAATTCCAAAATGATTCTGAACTCATGAAATTTATAGAGGTAACTTCCGAGAACAGTACAAAAATTAGCCAACAAAACCAACTTGAAATTATACTTAAATTGGTAAGGGTACAGTGA
- a CDS encoding CBS domain-containing protein, with translation MYKLEEKVSIESQSSNLNSENKTMLKYDDLLEDVEKVISYDFCVMKASEPLINALTFLMLQNINYIIVVDQDNKFLGFVNDTLILCKFPPPDSSLPPEYKINDRNFHKKVRNYINHAKKQPIEDILGVMPFFRCFYKNRATILGAMEELVKPYGHYIEEKIIPVLNENQNLVGVVSDKDILKFIRDEPLLINTSVEVAFKKKFIDLFTLPPETTLASAYLCIEYIPREYILICDERDNLLGWINRRKVTPMAHPLYHHLIKMPIKEIMEPVTKLDLIESKQAISEVIKAFLDKGREAVVIVTKNKENHEIPLGIITPKDVLQFFYFNFQ, from the coding sequence ATGTATAAACTTGAAGAGAAAGTTAGCATAGAATCTCAGTCAAGTAATCTGAATTCTGAGAATAAAACAATGCTGAAATATGATGATTTACTAGAAGACGTAGAAAAAGTTATCAGTTATGACTTTTGTGTAATGAAAGCTTCTGAACCTTTAATCAATGCTTTAACATTTTTAATGCTACAAAATATCAATTACATTATAGTTGTCGATCAAGATAACAAATTTTTAGGATTTGTGAATGATACATTAATTCTATGTAAGTTTCCACCACCAGATTCAAGCCTTCCACCAGAGTACAAAATTAACGATAGGAATTTTCACAAAAAAGTTAGAAATTATATAAATCATGCAAAAAAACAACCTATCGAAGATATACTTGGTGTGATGCCTTTTTTTCGCTGTTTTTACAAGAACCGAGCAACAATTCTTGGTGCAATGGAAGAGCTAGTGAAACCCTATGGGCATTATATTGAAGAAAAGATAATACCCGTTTTAAATGAAAACCAGAATCTTGTAGGTGTAGTTTCAGATAAAGATATATTAAAATTTATTAGAGATGAGCCACTTTTAATCAACACATCTGTAGAAGTTGCCTTTAAAAAAAAATTTATAGATTTATTCACCCTACCTCCAGAAACCACTTTGGCTAGTGCTTACTTATGTATAGAATATATCCCAAGAGAATACATACTAATATGTGATGAACGAGACAATTTACTAGGGTGGATAAACAGACGCAAAGTTACTCCTATGGCTCATCCACTCTACCATCATTTGATAAAGATGCCCATAAAAGAAATAATGGAGCCTGTTACTAAATTAGACTTAATAGAGTCAAAACAAGCAATAAGCGAAGTTATCAAAGCTTTTCTAGACAAGGGTAGAGAAGCTGTTGTTATTGTTACTAAAAATAAAGAAAATCATGAAATTCCATTAGGAATTATAACTCCAAAAGATGTCTTACAGTTTTTTTACTTCAATTTTCAGTAA